Below is a window of Congzhengia minquanensis DNA.
ATTACGGTGTCCTTTGCGTCTGCAACCTTCGGTGCAAGCTCTTTGATTAAAGCCGCAGCCTCAGAAGGGGTTTTGTTCATTTTCCAGTTGCCGGCAATCACCTTTTTCTTCATGGTAAGGCTGACAATTCCCGGAAGCGCTTTGCCTTCTAAAAATTCAAGGGATGCGCCGCCGCCGGTAGAAATGTGGCTCATACGGCTTCCCAGGCCCGCCTGGTTCACCGCCGCAACGCTGTCGCCGCCGCCGATAACGGTGGTAGCATCAAGCTCAGCAAGCTTTAAAGCAATGGCGTTTGTGCCCTTTGCAAAGTTGGGCATTTCAAACACGCCCATGGGCCCGTTCCATACAACGGTCTTTGCGCCGTCTAACGCTTTAGAGAACAGTTCAATGGTTTTCGGACCGATGTCTAATCCCATCCAGCCGTCAGGAATGTTGCCCTCAACAACCTTCGATTCTGCGTCGTTATTAAATTCTTTTGCAACTACTGTGTCAATCGGAAGCAAAATTTTATCGCCGGCCTGCTCCAGCATTTTTTTCGCATAATCAATATAATCTTCTTCTAAAAGAGAGGTGCCAATCGTTTTTCCCTGCGCCGCAAAGAACGTATAGGCCATTCCGCCGCCGATAATTAATTTATCCACTTTTTTGAGCAGGTTTTCAATAACCGAAATTTTAGAAGAAACCTTAGAACCGCCCAAAATGGCAACCAAGGGACGCACGGGCGAATTTACCGCGTTGCCTAAGAATTTAATTTCCTTTTCAATCAGGTAACCTGCAACCGCCGTGTCAAGATATTTTGTAACGCCCACATTGGAGCAGTGCGCACGGTGTGCCGTGCCAAATGCGTCGTTTACGAAAACGTCGGCAAGGGAAGCAAGCTCGGCCGAAAACGCATCCACATTTTTTGTTTCTTCCGCACGGTAACGCGTGTTTTCCAAAAGCACAACGTCGCCGTCTTTCATGTTGGCAACGGCTTTTTTCGCATTTTCGCCAACCACATTGTCGTCAGCGGCAAAAATCACCTCTTTGCCCAGCTTTTCAGACAGGCTTTTTGCAACGGGAGCCAGCGATAGCTCCGGCTTTGGCTCGCCCTTGGGCTTGCCCATATGGGAGCAAAGGATTACTTTTGCACCGTTGTCGATTAAATACTGAATTGTGGGCAGTGCGCCGACAATCCTGTTATCATCTGTAATTTCCAGCTTGTCGTTTAAAGGCACGTTAAAGTCGCATCTTACCAAAACTTTTTTGCCTTTTACGCAAATGTCTTCTACTGTTAAATTCATCATTTCCACCTCTTAAAAAAATTTGTGTCTTAACATAACTATCCATGTATATTATAGTATAATTTTTCCATGATTTCAAGTCCCATATAGACAAAATTTTGTCAAACCCCTGTAAAATAAATGTCAAATTTCGTCATGTTTAAAAATTATTTACGTTTTGTTCATAATTTGTTCATATATCTATGGTATAGTTTATTTGTCGAAAGAAATTTCGGCAAAATCTCTAATTTTCATAATAATCCCCCGGAGCCTGTGAGCAATCACAGGCTCCACCCTTTTTTATGGGCAAATTCACCGGAATTAACAATTTGTTGATGATTTTTTGGAAAACTTATGGTATACTAATCGTAAATTCTTATTTATTATGTGTTTAATATGAAAATATATGAAAAAAATTACAGGTGACAAATGTTCGGTTACGTTCAAATTTATAAAGATGAACTGAAAGTGAAAGAATATAATGTGTTCCGGTCATACTATTGCGGGCTGTGCAAAACCTTAAAGGATGAATATGGCTTTTCGTCCCGGATGGGGCTGAACTACGACTCTGTTTTTCTTGCCCTGATTTTATCTTCCGTCACAAACGCAGAATTTTTCTGCCAGGCAGAACGATGCATTGCGAACCCCTTTCGCAAAAAGGCGGTAGCGCAAACGAACAAATGCTTGTCTTACAGTGCAGGCGTTATGGTGATTTTGGCGTTGTTAAAGCTTCGCGACAACATGCACGACGAACACAGCATAAAATCTTTTTTTGCTTATTGCTGCATGTGGCGCGCAAAGCGCCATGTGTTAAAACGCTATGGTGGGCTTTACAAAAAGAGTGAAGAATTTATTTTTGCGCTCTCCCGTTTGGAAGCAGACAGGTGCGCTTCCATCGACCAGCTTTCCCATGAATTTGCCTCCCTTATGCAGCTTTTGTTTACACCGGATTTTATTGAAGATCAAAACACACGCCGAATTTTGGGCCACATGGGATATATGCTGGGGCGGTTTATTTATATTTTAGACGCATATGAAGACATGGAGAAAGACAAAAAAAAGAACTGTTTCAACGTTTTTCTATTAAATCCTGCCCTGCCGGACAAAGAGGAGCTACGTGCTTCTTTAACCTTTACCTTAAGCAGCGTTGCCAGCAGCTATGAACTGCTAACTTTAAAAGTGAACAAATCAATTTTAGACAACATTATATATTTAGGTCTTTCAAATGTCTTAGATAACGTGTTAGACCACAAAGGAGAAAAAAAAGCATGAACGATCCATATGAGGTGCTGGGCGTGCCAAAAAACGCCACCCAGGACGAAATTAAAGCGGCTTACAGGAAACTGGCAAAACAATATCATCCTGATAAATATGTGGGCAATCCCCTTTCCGATTTAGCTTCGGAAAAATTTAAAGAGATTAACGAGGCCTATGAAACGCTCACCAACGGCAACGCTTCCGGCAAAAGCTCCTATTCCGGCGGCTACGGGCAATCTTACGGCAGCGGCAATGGCAGTGCGGGAACGTTTGCTCAGGTGCGGAACCTCATTAACTTAAACTCGTTAGATGAGGCGGAGCGGATTTTGGACGCTGCCACCGACAGAACGGCAGAATGGTTCTTTTTAAAGGGCAGCTTATATATCCGCCGGGGCTGGCACGATCAGGGTGTAAATTTTCTCAGGCAGGCGGTAAACATGGATCCCTCCAATTCAGAATACCGCAGAACATTAAACTCCATTGAGGCACAGCGCCAACAATATAGAAACGTGGGCGGCGGAATGACCAACGACAGCACTTCCATGTGCAACTGCTGCGGAAATCTTATTTGCGCCGACTGCTGCTGCGAGTGTATGGGCGGCGATTTAATTCCCTGCTGTTAAATTTTCATTTTTAGCCCGAAAACTACGCGCGGGCAGAAAGGCGAAAAGAAATGACACGAAAAATGGCGTTTTCCTCCATTATGACGGCGCTTACGGTTGTTTGCCTTTACGGTTCGGTGGTTCTTCCTACGGGAAAAATTGCGCTTTTGGCAATGACTTCTCTCTGCGTTTTGGTAACGCAGGCCGAATGCGGGACGAAATTTGCACTGATACAGTTTTTGGCTTCGGCGCTGATTGGCTCACTTTTGGTGCCCTTTAAATCGCAAATTGTTATTTTTATCCTGTTCATTGGCTACTACCCCATCATCAAAAGCCATATGGAGCGCATTGGCAAACGATGGCTGGAATGGTTGGTGAAAATTTTGTTTTTTAACGCGGTATTAATTGTGGCATATTTTACACTAAAATATTTTTTACTGGCCTACATCAATTTCGGGACAATTTTTAATATTGTGTTATCCCATTTAATTTTTGTGGTAATCATTGCAGAAATTGTTTTCGTGTTGTATGACTATATGTTAAGCATGCTTGCCTCTTACTATATAAATGTGGTTCAAAAGAGGCTTAGAATAAACAAATAACAAAGAAAGGCAGATGGAAAAATGAAACATAAATTAGCTGCCGCCGTTTTAAGCTTTGCAATGGCGGTTACTCTGATTTCTGGCTGCGGCGCGAAAGAAAACCAAAATGCGTCCTCCTCCGTTACGCCGCTTCCTGTGGCAACGGCAAATCCCGATATTACGCACCCTGAAGGAAGATATTATACCTCCAACAACGAACTTAAGGCCGAAGGCGGATTAACTGTTCTTGGAAGCGATTTTTTGAAAATTATGATTGACGGACAGGAGATTGAATTTGCGCTTTCTGAAAATGCCAAACGCGAAATTTCAATTTATAACAAGGATGAAAATAATCCTCGAATTATGCGTGGAACAATGCTTTTAATAACCTACACAGAGCGTGACCTAATTAAAATTGCGGACACCATGGATATTATTAATTCAAACTAAAAAAACGGAACGGCTTAAAGCCGTTCCGTTTTTTAGTTCAAATTGTTATTTTACCGTTTGTTTCGGCATTGCAACCAGTCCGTTCCAAAACATGGCTTTCACCGTGTCTGCCCCCTCTGTCCGGAATTCTGCGGCGCACTAATGTCCGTTTTTGTATATGCAGTTAATTGCGCGTTCTCCATGCAAATGCTGACAAGCTCATTACCTATTTTATTTCAAAACATAGTTTGCAAGGGGACTTTGGCTTTTTGCGAGTTCCTCTGCAATGGTGCGCGCAATCAGATTTGCGCCGTCTTCATTTACATGCGTCCAGTCCCCGTAGGTGGCCGCTTTATTCTTCATATCATCTGATATAGGATATTCTTTAAACCGCTCCATTGCCTCGGGGGATAAAAAATATTGTTTGTAGCTTTCTGCGCCCTTTTCTTCTGTTTCCTTGCCCAAAGCTTCGTCATAATAATAAATTTTGCGCAGCACGGCATTGATATCCAGGCACACAGCATTGTTTTGCGCCGCAACATCTTTAATATAACCGGACCATTTTGTGAGGTTATCCTGCGCTGCCAGCTTGCCCGTTTTTGGGTTATTGGGAGTAATCGTGGTAAAAATTACATTTGCTCCAGCCTCTTTTGCCTCGGTGCACAGCAGGTTCAAATATTTATGATAGGCTTCTTCTTTTGTTAACTCTGTATCATATGTTGGTGTGCGGTAAAAGTCATTTAACCCAAATGCAATAAATACGTAGTCGCCTTTTTGAATCCCTTTCTTGACGTTTGCCCACTTGTCGTGGTAAAATGTTTCTGCAGTTCTTCCCCCTTGAGCATGGTTTATTACAGTTCCTGCTTTATTTAAATAATTACCAATATAATATCCCCAACCCTGCTGCGGATATGACCCTGTTCCATAGTTGACACAGAGAGAATCGCCTAGCAGGTGCACTGTTGTGGGCAACGGAACTGTATTATCCACAATCACGGGTTTACTAATCGGTTTTAAGCTGTCCAATTCGTTCCAAAGCATTATCTTAACCGTATCTGCGTCGGAAATATCCAGCGTTTTCATTTCAGCTTCTGCTTTTACACTTGCTGTAAGATTTAATTCCTGCGTTTCAACGCCTGACAGTCTGCCGTTTTCATATGCGGCAAACACTACGCTTGCCTTTGTGTCGTATGAGGAATATGCCCTTGCGGTTTGGGTTAGCCTGTCAAAATAGAGCGCTCCCCAGTCGCCAGAAGGCTCGTTGGCCTCAACGGTAACTGGCTTGCCCACGGTGTTTTGCACATCAATGGGTGTCAGCTCAAACACAAGCTTTTTGCCAACTGCACTTTCCGGAATTTTAAAGCTTTCGTCAGCAGAAAAGCTGCCCACAGAAGTATAAA
It encodes the following:
- the tpiA gene encoding triose-phosphate isomerase, which produces MMNLTVEDICVKGKKVLVRCDFNVPLNDKLEITDDNRIVGALPTIQYLIDNGAKVILCSHMGKPKGEPKPELSLAPVAKSLSEKLGKEVIFAADDNVVGENAKKAVANMKDGDVVLLENTRYRAEETKNVDAFSAELASLADVFVNDAFGTAHRAHCSNVGVTKYLDTAVAGYLIEKEIKFLGNAVNSPVRPLVAILGGSKVSSKISVIENLLKKVDKLIIGGGMAYTFFAAQGKTIGTSLLEEDYIDYAKKMLEQAGDKILLPIDTVVAKEFNNDAESKVVEGNIPDGWMGLDIGPKTIELFSKALDGAKTVVWNGPMGVFEMPNFAKGTNAIALKLAELDATTVIGGGDSVAAVNQAGLGSRMSHISTGGGASLEFLEGKALPGIVSLTMKKKVIAGNWKMNKTPSEAAALIKELAPKVADAKDTVIVCPTAVCLAAAVEAAKGTNIKVGAQNVYFEDSGAYTGEISADMLLDLGIEYVIIGHSERRQYFAETDETVNKKVLKAFEKGLTPIVCVGESLEQREYGITNDLVRLQTKIALSGLTEEQVSKTIIAYEPIWAIGTGKTATTEQAEEVCKAIRECVAEVYGNKAARKITIQYGGSVNAGNAAELFSENDIDGGLVGGASLKAPDFATIVNWK
- a CDS encoding DUF5685 family protein, with translation MFGYVQIYKDELKVKEYNVFRSYYCGLCKTLKDEYGFSSRMGLNYDSVFLALILSSVTNAEFFCQAERCIANPFRKKAVAQTNKCLSYSAGVMVILALLKLRDNMHDEHSIKSFFAYCCMWRAKRHVLKRYGGLYKKSEEFIFALSRLEADRCASIDQLSHEFASLMQLLFTPDFIEDQNTRRILGHMGYMLGRFIYILDAYEDMEKDKKKNCFNVFLLNPALPDKEELRASLTFTLSSVASSYELLTLKVNKSILDNIIYLGLSNVLDNVLDHKGEKKA
- a CDS encoding J domain-containing protein, encoding MNDPYEVLGVPKNATQDEIKAAYRKLAKQYHPDKYVGNPLSDLASEKFKEINEAYETLTNGNASGKSSYSGGYGQSYGSGNGSAGTFAQVRNLINLNSLDEAERILDAATDRTAEWFFLKGSLYIRRGWHDQGVNFLRQAVNMDPSNSEYRRTLNSIEAQRQQYRNVGGGMTNDSTSMCNCCGNLICADCCCECMGGDLIPCC